One window from the genome of Pedococcus badiiscoriae encodes:
- a CDS encoding NAD(P)-dependent oxidoreductase → MKIALFGASGMIGSRIAAEALSRGHEATGYTRSGSPLPDGTVTTTGDLADETVVKEAATGHDVIVSATGPSRTGGSHEPWLAAVQNLVEHASGARVLFVGGAGSLLTAGGTRLLDSPGFPREYLAEARAGAAALDLFRSAPADLDWTFFSPAPVIAPGARTGSYTVALDTPAGESISAEDYAVALVDELERPQHRRQRFTAAS, encoded by the coding sequence ATGAAGATCGCCCTGTTCGGCGCCAGCGGCATGATCGGCTCGCGCATCGCGGCCGAGGCTCTGTCGCGCGGCCACGAGGCCACCGGCTACACGCGCAGCGGCTCCCCGCTGCCCGACGGCACCGTCACCACCACGGGCGACCTCGCCGACGAGACGGTCGTCAAGGAGGCTGCCACCGGCCACGACGTCATCGTGTCGGCGACAGGTCCGAGCCGCACCGGCGGGAGCCACGAGCCGTGGCTGGCCGCGGTCCAGAACCTCGTCGAGCACGCCAGCGGCGCACGGGTGCTCTTCGTCGGCGGCGCCGGGTCGCTCCTCACCGCCGGCGGCACGCGCCTGCTCGACTCCCCTGGCTTCCCCCGCGAGTACCTCGCCGAGGCCCGCGCCGGAGCCGCCGCGCTCGACCTCTTCCGCTCGGCGCCGGCCGACCTGGACTGGACGTTCTTCTCCCCTGCGCCGGTCATCGCGCCCGGCGCGCGCACCGGCTCCTACACCGTGGCGCTGGACACCCCCGCGGGTGAGTCGATCAGCGCCGAGGACTACGCGGTGGCCCTCGTCGACGAGCTTGAGCGCCCGCAGCACCGTCGGCAGCGCTTCACCGCCGCCAGCTGA
- a CDS encoding winged helix-turn-helix transcriptional regulator: protein MVTKKLGGILSPPDLSSPTGGRGNAFDPDCPTRVVLDRIGDKWTVLVIGALARGPLRFTELRARVGGVAPKVLTQTLRAMERDGLLTRTVFAQVPPRVDYALTELGVSLGGPIAVLTDWAETHVGTILAARDDFVAQEA from the coding sequence ATGGTTACCAAGAAGCTCGGCGGCATCCTGTCGCCTCCGGACCTGTCGTCCCCGACTGGGGGACGAGGCAACGCGTTCGACCCTGACTGCCCCACGCGCGTGGTGCTGGACCGGATCGGCGACAAGTGGACCGTGCTCGTGATCGGCGCGCTCGCGCGCGGTCCGCTGCGGTTCACCGAGCTGCGGGCCCGCGTCGGTGGGGTGGCGCCCAAGGTGCTCACCCAGACGCTGCGCGCGATGGAGCGTGACGGCCTGCTCACCCGCACCGTCTTCGCTCAGGTACCGCCGCGGGTGGACTATGCCCTCACCGAGCTCGGGGTGTCGCTCGGGGGACCGATCGCCGTGCTCACGGACTGGGCCGAGACGCATGTCGGCACGATCCTCGCCGCGCGGGACGACTTCGTGGCGCAGGAGGCCTGA